A region of the Methanofastidiosum sp. genome:
CAGGATACTAAGGGAAGAGTTCATCAATGAAACAATGGAAGACAGTACAAAATTACAGACTTTCAAGAAGATTATGGAGCTAATTGAAGCAATAGACTCAGACCCAGAAATAAAAAATGAGTTTAGGAATATGGCGGGCAAGGTAAAATAAGGGATAGCGCTGGGGATTATTGCTCGTTGATTTTAATTATTTTTATTTTCTTATTAAAGGATCCTTTAACATTCCCAACTTCTATTAAAAGATAGGGCCAATTCGTTTAATAGGATCTGGCCTTAAAAATAAACTTTTTCCCTATTTTCCCTAATTTTTTCCATATCCTTAAATATATGGAAAATGACTTGATGTATGATGACTTTCTTAAATGATACTATTTTTGCATATCTAGGAATGTCAGTTTTTGGCACAGTTGGGTTTTTACTCACTTTCAATATATTTAGAGCTCATCGTTACGATAAGTTGGTTTGGCTACCTTGGCAATCTTTGAACAGTAAAAATGGTGCAAGAGTATATTTTGCATTTATCGGAATACCTTTCAATATTTTTTATACTATTTTCCTATTTGCACACCCTCTTCCATTAGGGTATTTACTAGCAGGGCTTTGGATTGGATTTCAAATAGCCTTCTTCTACTGGTACTGGCACACCAAAGAGGATCCTCTAAATCGTTTCCACCACGAGCAGAAAATTTGGGAGGATCCAAGGGACAAAAAGAAAACGGAGCCAAAATAAATGACATCTGACTTCAAACCCGGCAAGGCTTACCTAATAGAAGGTAAGGGCGTAGAGCAAGTGAAAGATGAGATCAAGGAGTGGTTCAAAGGCAATAAATTAGAAATAGTCATTGATAAAGAAAACGAAATAGGCGCAGATAAAAAGAATTTCATGTTTAATTATGAGGTATGGATCCACCTTAAACTGATGCCTTCCAATAAGGGTACTATTGTTGTATTCAGCGATGAATTTAATTATTTCTATTCTGGCTTTTTTGTAAATGGATTCCTTAATTTAATAAATCTTGGTTTAGGATTTTATATGCAAGAACTTAGAAAGAATCTAATCAGATATCTCCTCAATAAAAACCAAATTAAAATAGATTTTCAACGGATATCTTTCAACTTCTTTCCATTTAGTCTAGCAACGTTTATTATCTTTGGATTATTGATTATTTACAGTCCTATGTATGTTTTCAGAAGTATACTTATCAACATTATTGATATACAAGTTATTACTTTAATAGTTTTGATTTTATCGGTATTAGGATTATACCTGATTCATTTGCGCAAAAATCGAAAAAAGGCAAACCTTCCAGAATACTACGTAGAAGAGTATAAGGGAGAGATTGAGATTGATTGATATTTTTAGATCTAAAGAAAATATTGCTTTTGGAATTGTGTACGCGTTCCTTTTGTGCATGCTGTGTTATTCCATCTACAACTTTTTCCAAACTGGCGTTATTAAAAATATTATTTTTTCACTCTTTTTACTTTCACTCTTCCTGAGTTGGCATCTAAAGTCAAAGTACACTGGAGAAAAACAAAAATTATTCCGCAATATCCTATATATGTTTCTTTTAGTATTTGTTTGCATAGTCATTTTTCTAAGTAAACTGGGTTTGGATTTCCCTGGATTCCTGTTGATTTCATACTTTGCAGGATTATTTTTGTATATGATCATCATGCCACCATTTCTAGAAAAATATTCTACCAAAAATAGATTCATAATATTGTTAGTTCCAGGTGCAATAGTATTTCTTATATTCTTTTTCTCTCCTTTTTTCTTATAACTTTTTTATCTAATATTATGAAGCGCATATATAATTAAAATGAAAATCCTAAAATACATTCTAAACCCTTTTTACTCATGCCAAGCGAGTACAGATTCAGATTGGTAGAAAATAAAGATATAGAGCGCAAACGGATCAGATTGAGCTCATGGGGAGAAGTTATTGGAACGCTCTTGGGGATAAGAATATATGAAGACAAAATAATAGTGTCCATCTCCGTCTATGAAAGAGTTATCTATGATTTAGTTTTATACGAGGAGGAGTTCAATCCTATAAAAGAACAAATTAAAAACAGTGTGGGCAAAAGGATTGGGATATTAAGAACCGATTAAAACAGGTACTAATTTATTTCTCTTTTTTATTTCACAAATTATTTTGGCCTTAAAATTAAACCCTAAATACATTTTCACGCTAGGATAGCGATAATATACCTGGCCCTAAAATTAAGGCCATGAGCAACAACTTGACGCAAACTAAACTTGAACTTTTTTATAGGATGCAGGTCCAGAAGACCATACCCGAGTATGTGAGCATCAGGAAGATGAAGGTGCACGACAGGTGCATAAGAATAGTATCGACACGGGACCGTTGCGGCACTATAGTCTGCCCACACGTCAAGAGATTGCATGTCAGCAGATCATTCTCATACATCAGGTGCAACTATCCAGACAATTCAAAAAAACAAAGCCCAGGCCCCTGCAACATATGCCCGATGAAAAAGATTAAGGGCACTTGGCTGCCGGTGAGGACGGAATGCCGGGATACGGAGTGGCATGTGATGCCGAACAACAAGTTCTGGAACTGGCAGAAGGAATAGACTACTAAAAGATAATTTTTTAAGTTCTGGAAGTAAGAATATACAAATATAATTTTTATAGTGATTGCTATGTCAAAGGTTAACTTCTGTTGGAAATGCGGAAATAAAGTTTCTAAAAATGCTGTTTTTTGTAATCAATGTGGGTATGATTTAAGAAAAACTTCTGCGGATCATTGTACTATGGGGCTTGAATTACTCCGAGAAGGGAAATATCAAGAATCAATTTATTACTTTGACGTGGCATTTGAAGTTGACCCTACGATGTTTAATGTTCTAAACAATAAAGGACTTGCACTAGCATATTTAGGTAGATCTCAAGATGCAATTGATTGTTTTCAAAAGCTTATACAATTAAATCCCAATGATGATAATATTTGGAACAATTTAGGGAATATTTTCCAAGATCTCGATAGATTCAAAGAAGCAATTGACTGCTATAACAAAGCCATATCCATTAATCCAAATAACCCTGATGCTTTGAATAACATAGAGTTTGCTTATAGTGAGATGAGAAAATCTGAAAATGAGAAAAATAAAGGTAAACAACAGCAATTTCCTTCAAATACTAACAGGATAAATGAATTTTCCCCAGAAATAATCTCTTTGCTCCAAAGATATGAAATAGATATCTCAAAGCAAGTTACATTTGACATAGTAAAAAAGAAAAGGAAATACTGGGTAGAACTGCTGCATCCTGATAAAAATACAAACAAATCTGAAGAAACAAGA
Encoded here:
- a CDS encoding tetratricopeptide repeat protein, which codes for MSKVNFCWKCGNKVSKNAVFCNQCGYDLRKTSADHCTMGLELLREGKYQESIYYFDVAFEVDPTMFNVLNNKGLALAYLGRSQDAIDCFQKLIQLNPNDDNIWNNLGNIFQDLDRFKEAIDCYNKAISINPNNPDALNNIEFAYSEMRKSENEKNKGKQQQFPSNTNRINEFSPEIISLLQRYEIDISKQVTFDIVKKKRKYWVELLHPDKNTNKSEETRKMAEHKLKEMNDIYRQLKEYFKNTYT